CGTGGCCGACCAGAATCAGGTCAAGCAGACGCAGGCCCAGATGAAGGAAACCGGCAAGAACGCCGGTGCGCTCGGCGCCATGATCAAGGGCGAGAAGCCCTACGACCAGGCAACGGTCGACGCCGCGCTGGCGAAATTCGAGGACACCGCCAAGAAGCTGCCGACGCTGTTCCCGGAAAGCAGCAAGGGGCTCAAGACGGATGGCGACTACTCCGCCGGGCCGAAGATCTGGGAAGACAAGGCGGGCTTCGAGCAGCACATCGCGAGCTTTGCCAAGTCGGTCACCGACGCCAAGGGCAAGATCAAGGATGTCGACACGCTGAAGGCCGAGCTGACCGTGATCGGCAAGCAATGCGGCGGCTGCCACGAGACCTATCGCCTCAAGAAGGGCTGAGGGCCGCTCGGTCAACGAGAAGGGCGGACGCTGCAAGGCGTCCGCCCTTCCTTGTGTCGGCCGTTTCTTGTTAACGCTTACTTGGTCAGATCTACTTCGTGACTTGGCCGCGGATCTCTCCGCCCGGGTTGGCCGCGGTGTGGACGTTGACATAATACTTGCCGGCGAGGAGATCGGCGGCCTGCGCGTCGGTCAACGTTGCGCTACCCTCGACCGGGCTCGACGTCGCGTTCGGGATCGCAACCGCGACGCCGGAATTCTTGCCGGCCTCGGCGGGACCGTGGAAATGCGCAGCCGTCGCCGGACCCGACAGGCCGGAATAGGTCAGCTTCCAGCTCAGCTTCTTGGTGGCGGCATCGTAGTCGATGTCGGCGGTGCCGGTGCCGGCGCTGGTGGTCGCAGGCACTTCGGACTTGCCGTCCAGTTTGGCCTGCAGCTTCTCGGCAAGGGCCGGACCGGCAAGGGCGATTGCGGCGCCCAGTGTCAGCGTGGCAAGCAAGGTCTTGTTTGGCATGGTTCTCTCCCCTTTGACGTCACACGATGGTTGCAATCTTCAAACCGCGGCGCTTCGGATTTATTCCCAAAATCATCGTGAGTGCGGCAAATTTGATGCGAGCTTGTGCGACCGGTTGCCATCATACTGGTTGATGAACTGACGCGACCAATGACGGATCGGTGAATGTTGCGACGAATTCTCCTCCTGGCCGGCCTCGCCGGCTTGATCGGCCTTGGCGTGTTCTGGTGGCTGACGATCCCCGCGACCGTTGCCGCGAGCGCGCTGCCCGCCTACCAGCCCAATCTGGCCAACGGGCTCAC
This Bradyrhizobium sp. CCBAU 53421 DNA region includes the following protein-coding sequences:
- a CDS encoding cytochrome c; the encoded protein is MKRIVVVAAMLALSAGAVVADQNQVKQTQAQMKETGKNAGALGAMIKGEKPYDQATVDAALAKFEDTAKKLPTLFPESSKGLKTDGDYSAGPKIWEDKAGFEQHIASFAKSVTDAKGKIKDVDTLKAELTVIGKQCGGCHETYRLKKG
- a CDS encoding CHRD domain-containing protein, which translates into the protein MPNKTLLATLTLGAAIALAGPALAEKLQAKLDGKSEVPATTSAGTGTADIDYDAATKKLSWKLTYSGLSGPATAAHFHGPAEAGKNSGVAVAIPNATSSPVEGSATLTDAQAADLLAGKYYVNVHTAANPGGEIRGQVTK